A stretch of Endozoicomonas sp. SCSIO W0465 DNA encodes these proteins:
- the uppS gene encoding polyprenyl diphosphate synthase: protein MISNPPQHIAIIMDGNNRWARRSLLPALSGHRAAINTVRDVIKRCRELGIPWLTLFAFSSENWRRPADEVSGLMQLLLNALEKEAGKLEQHDICLKIIGDCSALSPQIQAAIGRCEAKTAKCRAMTLMVAVNYGGQWDLTRAFRRLAAVVKAEDLEPESIQPGQIEEYLATEDAPPVDLLIRTSGEKRISNFLLWQCAYAEFYFCDTLWPDFTAQDLDGAIADFQGRERRFGRSE from the coding sequence ATGATTTCCAACCCTCCCCAACATATCGCCATCATTATGGATGGTAATAATCGCTGGGCCCGGCGCAGTCTGCTGCCAGCGCTTTCCGGCCATCGTGCGGCTATTAATACGGTGCGGGATGTGATCAAACGGTGTCGGGAGCTGGGTATTCCCTGGCTAACCCTGTTTGCCTTTTCCAGTGAAAACTGGCGGCGCCCGGCGGATGAGGTCAGCGGCCTGATGCAGCTGTTGCTTAATGCCCTGGAGAAGGAGGCTGGGAAACTGGAGCAGCACGATATCTGCCTGAAAATTATTGGTGACTGTTCAGCGTTAAGCCCGCAGATTCAGGCCGCCATTGGGCGTTGTGAAGCCAAAACCGCTAAATGCAGGGCGATGACACTGATGGTGGCGGTAAATTATGGCGGCCAGTGGGATCTTACTCGTGCTTTCAGAAGGTTGGCGGCGGTGGTTAAGGCTGAGGATCTTGAGCCGGAGAGTATTCAGCCCGGACAGATTGAGGAATACCTGGCTACGGAGGATGCACCACCGGTGGATTTGCTGATTCGTACCAGCGGTGAAAAGCGGATCAGTAACTTTTTGTTGTGGCAGTGTGCTTATGCGGAGTTTTACTTCTGTGACACGTTGTGGCCCGATTTTACGGCTCAGGATCTTGATGGGGCTATTGCTGATTTTCAGGGGCGGGAGCGGCGGTTTGGGCGGAGTGAGTAA
- a CDS encoding VanZ family protein: MENIRKAPLLEEIILQHYLPVSRAALAITLTTVTILSLLPVNNFSGMDLRFWRLPVAADKIAHCIAFLVISGLIDGFCYQDSFNLKKASIAVLYGIWIEGLQSLTDYRHLSFWDMVANCIGIGIYWLLIPAFKITPVLRVRWQYKERLSEKITPDP; encoded by the coding sequence GTGGAAAACATCAGAAAAGCACCGTTACTGGAAGAAATAATTCTTCAACACTACTTACCGGTCAGCAGAGCGGCATTAGCCATAACCCTGACAACGGTCACCATTTTGTCGCTATTACCCGTCAATAATTTCAGTGGTATGGATCTGAGATTCTGGAGGCTACCGGTTGCTGCTGACAAAATAGCACACTGCATTGCTTTTCTGGTTATTTCCGGTCTGATTGATGGCTTTTGTTATCAGGACAGTTTCAACCTGAAAAAAGCGTCTATCGCAGTGTTATACGGTATCTGGATTGAGGGCCTGCAATCCCTTACCGACTATCGCCACCTCTCGTTCTGGGATATGGTCGCCAACTGCATTGGCATTGGTATTTACTGGTTATTGATTCCTGCTTTTAAAATAACGCCTGTGTTAAGAGTTCGCTGGCAGTATAAAGAGAGACTCTCTGAAAAAATAACACCCGATCCCTGA
- a CDS encoding transposase produces the protein MKEHLPNADIVYDKFHIIANYNDVIDQIRRREWRQAEAEDKPFIKGQRFNLFRNPENLTPKRKSNLKELLAMNEDLNQAYILKDMLKQLWTYTYKACASKCLDNWIALAKETGIAELKKFAKGLDKAREGLLSYCQHRITSAKIEAFNGVIKRIIYKACGYNDLDYLYLKIRQEALK, from the coding sequence GTGAAAGAGCATCTGCCAAACGCAGATATTGTATACGACAAGTTCCATATTATTGCCAATTACAACGATGTGATTGACCAAATCAGGCGCAGGGAGTGGCGACAGGCAGAAGCAGAGGATAAGCCATTTATCAAGGGGCAACGTTTTAACCTGTTCAGGAATCCAGAGAATTTAACGCCAAAACGGAAAAGCAATCTGAAGGAATTGTTAGCCATGAATGAGGACCTCAATCAAGCATATATCCTGAAAGATATGCTTAAGCAGCTATGGACGTATACATATAAAGCCTGCGCCAGCAAATGCCTGGACAACTGGATAGCACTTGCCAAAGAAACAGGGATAGCCGAGTTAAAGAAGTTCGCCAAGGGGTTAGACAAAGCTAGAGAAGGGTTACTGTCATACTGTCAGCATCGTATAACCAGCGCGAAAATCGAAGCCTTCAATGGGGTTATTAAACGGATCATCTATAAAGCGTGCGGCTACAATGACCTTGATTACCTATATCTGAAAATTAGACAGGAGGCTCTGAAATGA
- a CDS encoding amino acid ABC transporter ATP-binding protein yields MIQATGVEKVYPNGVHALKNINQTIREGEVVVVIGPSGSGKSTFLRTLNQLETINDGEIVVDDISLTTPGDVNKLREEVGMVFQSFNLFPHLSVMDNICLAPMKVRGISRAEAEERAKSLLLKVGLLDKAVSFPPQLSGGQQQRVAIARALAMQPRIMLFDEPTSALDPEMVGEVLDVMKQLAREGITMVVVTHEMGFAREVADRVLFMDGGELLVDSEPDVFFDAPENERLRVFLSQVI; encoded by the coding sequence ATTATCCAGGCCACCGGAGTTGAGAAGGTCTATCCCAACGGGGTGCATGCCCTGAAGAATATTAATCAGACTATCCGGGAGGGAGAGGTCGTCGTGGTCATTGGCCCCAGCGGCTCCGGCAAGTCGACTTTCCTGAGAACCCTTAACCAGCTGGAAACCATTAATGACGGTGAGATTGTTGTTGATGATATCTCACTGACCACCCCCGGGGATGTGAATAAGCTCCGGGAAGAGGTGGGCATGGTGTTCCAGTCGTTTAATCTGTTCCCTCATCTGTCAGTGATGGACAATATCTGTCTGGCCCCGATGAAGGTTCGCGGGATCAGCCGTGCTGAAGCCGAAGAGCGGGCAAAATCCCTTCTCCTGAAAGTAGGGTTGTTGGATAAGGCTGTCAGCTTTCCTCCGCAGCTCTCGGGTGGACAGCAACAGCGTGTTGCCATCGCCAGGGCGCTGGCGATGCAGCCGCGGATTATGTTGTTTGATGAACCCACCAGTGCGCTGGATCCGGAAATGGTTGGAGAAGTGCTGGATGTTATGAAACAGCTGGCCAGAGAAGGGATAACCATGGTGGTGGTGACTCATGAGATGGGGTTTGCCCGTGAAGTGGCTGATCGGGTTCTGTTTATGGATGGCGGTGAATTACTGGTTGACAGTGAGCCAGACGTTTTTTTTGACGCGCCGGAAAATGAACGTTTGCGGGTTTTCCTGAGTCAGGTAATTTAA
- a CDS encoding nucleotidyltransferase domain-containing protein, with the protein MPDIASALFTKTQQRLLTLFYGKPDGSFYLNEVARMAGVGKGAVVREIKKMTEAGLLNSYQQGNQKHYQANPDNPVFEELKAITRKTFGLQGVVKTALEPLLGQCELAFIYGSVAKGEEHSGSDIDVMLVGHNLSYGDIMERLESAEQQLGRIINPTLLTPYEFQQRKNEKQSFITRVMEQPKLWLATAPTTGDKQ; encoded by the coding sequence GTGCCTGATATCGCCTCCGCATTGTTTACCAAAACCCAGCAGCGGCTGCTGACACTGTTTTACGGCAAGCCCGACGGCTCATTTTACCTGAACGAAGTCGCTCGTATGGCCGGTGTCGGCAAAGGGGCTGTGGTACGTGAAATAAAGAAAATGACCGAAGCCGGTCTGCTAAACAGTTATCAACAAGGAAACCAGAAACACTATCAGGCGAATCCTGACAACCCTGTTTTCGAAGAGTTGAAAGCCATTACCCGAAAAACCTTTGGTCTTCAGGGTGTCGTCAAAACCGCTTTGGAACCTTTGCTCGGGCAGTGTGAACTGGCCTTTATCTATGGCTCTGTGGCAAAGGGTGAAGAACATTCAGGCAGTGATATTGATGTCATGCTGGTAGGGCACAACCTGAGTTATGGCGACATCATGGAAAGGCTCGAATCCGCAGAACAGCAACTGGGCCGAATCATTAACCCTACCCTGCTCACCCCCTATGAGTTTCAACAGCGAAAAAACGAGAAACAGAGTTTTATCACCCGGGTGATGGAACAGCCCAAACTCTGGCTGGCCACGGCTCCCACGACAGGTGACAAACAATGA
- a CDS encoding type II toxin-antitoxin system VapC family toxin, giving the protein MIKNRPAVVGAIFNRNDGLIAISAITLSELIHGVEKSSNIKKNRDNVEDFVSRLEVLDYSPKASAHYGDIRSDLERRGEVIGVNDLHIAAHCRSEGLVLVTNNTREFKRVDSLRIENWVEDSLS; this is encoded by the coding sequence GTGATTAAAAACCGTCCGGCTGTTGTTGGTGCTATATTCAATCGGAATGACGGACTGATTGCCATCAGTGCAATCACCTTGTCAGAGCTGATCCACGGTGTTGAAAAAAGCAGCAACATCAAAAAGAACCGGGATAATGTTGAGGATTTTGTCAGTCGGCTTGAGGTTCTTGATTATTCCCCGAAGGCTTCAGCTCATTACGGTGATATCCGGTCTGACCTTGAGCGTCGGGGGGAGGTGATTGGTGTGAATGACCTGCATATTGCCGCCCACTGCCGAAGTGAAGGTCTGGTACTAGTGACCAATAATACCCGTGAGTTTAAACGGGTGGACAGCCTGCGAATTGAAAACTGGGTAGAGGATTCGCTTTCCTGA
- a CDS encoding CopG family ribbon-helix-helix protein — protein sequence MIAKPVRFEEKQLEQLSQLARQEDRDVSWLIRRAVQEMLDARDWQLKKTEATIAAVEAGEMETIPHDEVVRRLKERGRLS from the coding sequence ATGATCGCGAAACCGGTAAGGTTTGAGGAAAAACAGCTGGAGCAGTTAAGCCAGTTGGCCCGGCAAGAGGATAGGGATGTTTCCTGGCTGATCCGGCGGGCGGTTCAGGAGATGCTTGATGCCCGTGACTGGCAGCTGAAGAAAACCGAAGCGACTATCGCAGCGGTTGAGGCCGGTGAGATGGAGACCATTCCCCATGATGAAGTGGTCAGGAGGCTGAAGGAAAGGGGTAGGCTGTCTTGA
- a CDS encoding type II toxin-antitoxin system RelE/ParE family toxin yields the protein MIEWSSAALEQLEAHCEFIDNHVEGIASEDVVVEIVDTIASLERFPKMGRRIKNNIYKLTAVSSRYIIHYTIGNTVRIEGIYHYRQNRDRP from the coding sequence TTGATTGAATGGAGTTCAGCCGCGCTTGAACAGCTGGAAGCGCACTGCGAGTTTATAGACAATCATGTTGAGGGAATCGCGTCTGAGGATGTTGTGGTTGAGATTGTTGATACAATTGCCAGTCTGGAACGGTTTCCGAAAATGGGTCGGCGGATTAAAAACAATATCTATAAATTAACCGCAGTCTCTTCCAGGTACATCATTCACTACACCATTGGTAATACGGTAAGAATTGAAGGTATCTATCATTACCGGCAAAATCGCGACAGGCCATAG
- a CDS encoding amino acid ABC transporter permease, whose product MAVNYYWQPGPLANGLWMTIKLSLVSIVFAILLGALAGLARISPNPALRHLATVYVELVRGTPLLVQIFIVYFFIGTVMDLERFTAGVVALSVFTGAYVAEIIRAGIESISRGQMEAGRSLGMSRGMTMRYIILPQAFKRVLPPLAGQFINLIKDSSLVSVISLTDLTKAGREVVSVTFSPFEVWFSVALLYLILTATLSWLVRRLEVRYAVRD is encoded by the coding sequence TTGGCGGTTAACTATTACTGGCAGCCAGGGCCGTTAGCCAACGGGCTCTGGATGACTATCAAGCTTTCACTGGTGTCCATTGTTTTTGCGATTCTTCTTGGGGCACTGGCAGGCCTGGCGCGGATATCCCCAAATCCGGCACTGCGGCACCTTGCTACCGTTTATGTCGAGCTGGTAAGGGGAACGCCCCTGCTGGTGCAAATCTTTATTGTCTATTTCTTTATCGGCACCGTTATGGATCTGGAGCGATTCACCGCAGGGGTGGTCGCGCTGTCAGTATTCACCGGGGCTTATGTGGCAGAAATCATCCGTGCTGGTATCGAATCAATCAGCCGGGGGCAAATGGAGGCAGGGCGAAGTTTGGGGATGAGCCGTGGGATGACCATGCGCTATATCATTCTGCCCCAGGCGTTCAAGAGGGTGCTTCCACCGCTGGCAGGCCAGTTTATCAACTTGATCAAGGACTCTTCACTGGTATCCGTTATCTCTCTCACCGACCTTACCAAGGCAGGAAGGGAAGTAGTGAGTGTGACATTCAGCCCATTTGAAGTATGGTTCAGTGTTGCCTTGTTGTACCTGATTCTGACCGCCACACTTTCCTGGCTGGTTCGTCGTTTGGAGGTGAGATATGCTGTCAGAGACTGA
- a CDS encoding reverse transcriptase domain-containing protein, which yields MNHDLLNCVLEPANLASAWKQVKSNKGAPGIDGVTIEAYPDFAKQHWPSVRQALLDGTYQPSPVRRHVIEKPDGGERLLGIPTVMDRVIQQAIVQVLTPVFDPGFSPNSFGYRPGRSAHDGVRQVKQLINRGLHYAVDVDLSKFFDTVNHDVLMSRVSRKVRDKRLLKLIGSYLRSGVMIEGNVYPTRVGMPQGGPLSPLLSNVWSSTNSTRSLNIGVIALQDTVMIL from the coding sequence TTGAACCATGATCTACTAAATTGCGTACTTGAACCGGCTAATCTGGCAAGTGCATGGAAACAGGTCAAAAGCAACAAGGGTGCTCCGGGTATTGATGGAGTCACTATTGAAGCTTATCCAGACTTTGCCAAACAGCATTGGCCTTCAGTGCGTCAAGCCTTATTGGACGGAACCTACCAGCCATCACCCGTGCGCCGACATGTTATAGAAAAGCCGGACGGCGGTGAGCGTTTGCTGGGAATCCCTACCGTGATGGATAGGGTCATACAGCAGGCCATTGTGCAGGTGCTGACCCCTGTCTTTGATCCGGGTTTCTCTCCAAACAGCTTCGGCTACCGACCGGGACGGTCAGCACACGACGGAGTCCGTCAGGTTAAGCAGTTGATCAACCGGGGGCTTCATTACGCTGTTGACGTTGATCTGAGTAAATTCTTTGATACGGTTAATCACGACGTTTTGATGTCGAGGGTCTCCCGTAAGGTCCGCGACAAACGCCTTCTGAAACTGATTGGTAGCTACCTGCGCTCCGGTGTCATGATTGAGGGCAATGTCTACCCGACCAGGGTTGGCATGCCACAGGGTGGGCCTTTATCACCCTTGCTGTCTAATGTGTGGTCCTCGACGAACTCGACAAGGAGCTTGAATATCGGGGTCATTGCTTTGCAAGATACTGTGATGATTTTGTGA
- a CDS encoding transposase — translation MKNDLIELYSDYLLSSSGKTTATGVSELLDNVYSHDQFTRLLSNNEFTSRDLWLYVKPVVRQVECSDGVLIFDDTIQEKQFSKENALNTWHFDHTKNRTVKGINLLNAHYHAGDASIPVAYKLIEKTILYTDLKTKKVRRYAEQTKNEMMREMLMICCHNQLMFRYVLADSWFCSNDNMMFIRHDCNKHFLMAMKSNRKVSLSLDDKLQGRSQRIDTVDFSEDKPVQGWIAGVDFPVLLYRQVFKNKDGSTGILYLVCSDLDCDAETLKAIYEKRWKVEVFHKTLKSNASMAKSPAHTVRTQSNHIFLSIYSAFRLEVLSLKVNLNHFQLRAKIYMAGLKASLGQLRELLAA, via the coding sequence ATGAAAAATGATCTCATAGAACTTTATTCTGACTACCTGTTGTCGTCGTCTGGGAAGACCACTGCAACGGGAGTGTCAGAGCTTTTGGATAATGTCTACAGTCATGACCAATTCACCCGATTGCTTTCAAACAATGAGTTTACCAGTCGTGACTTATGGCTTTACGTTAAACCCGTCGTGCGACAGGTTGAGTGCAGTGATGGGGTTTTGATCTTTGACGATACGATTCAGGAAAAGCAGTTCAGCAAAGAGAATGCCCTGAACACCTGGCATTTTGATCATACAAAAAATCGCACCGTGAAAGGTATAAATCTGCTCAATGCACACTACCATGCCGGAGATGCGTCGATTCCTGTCGCCTATAAATTGATCGAGAAAACCATCCTGTACACCGACTTGAAGACAAAAAAGGTAAGACGATATGCAGAGCAAACCAAAAATGAAATGATGCGGGAGATGCTGATGATTTGCTGCCATAACCAGCTTATGTTCCGCTATGTCCTTGCAGATAGCTGGTTTTGCTCAAACGACAATATGATGTTTATTCGACACGACTGTAATAAACATTTCCTGATGGCGATGAAGTCAAACCGCAAGGTATCCCTCAGTCTGGACGACAAATTACAAGGCCGTTCACAGCGTATAGATACTGTTGATTTTTCAGAAGATAAGCCTGTACAAGGGTGGATAGCAGGTGTCGATTTCCCTGTTCTGCTATACCGTCAGGTCTTTAAAAACAAAGACGGAAGCACAGGCATTCTCTATCTGGTTTGCAGCGATCTTGACTGTGATGCCGAGACTCTCAAGGCAATCTACGAGAAACGGTGGAAAGTCGAGGTCTTCCATAAAACGCTGAAATCGAATGCGTCAATGGCCAAGTCACCGGCACATACTGTGAGAACACAGAGTAATCATATCTTTCTTTCAATTTACTCAGCCTTCAGGTTGGAAGTACTGTCATTGAAAGTAAATCTGAATCACTTTCAGCTCAGAGCCAAAATCTATATGGCAGGGCTGAAAGCTTCGTTGGGGCAGCTGAGAGAGCTGTTAGCTGCGTAA
- a CDS encoding transposase, with amino-acid sequence MSATPSLRPMFAFPGWVIERIDIDWNIKHAFVHLRRDGRIQHVRCSKCETPMGQMKTKDRSVQDLPLGTLQVNLLFTAFQGRCSHCGNIETVTPPGLAPKAQATERLKRHVSHLCRYMPCDKVPEFIAISGGTARRWDKEMLMKMLPAPKRDGIRALLIDEKSIGKGHHYLTVALNADTGETLFLGEGKRKEVLDQFLSSLTEEQKASIECVGIDRGGSYQASP; translated from the coding sequence ATGTCTGCAACCCCATCACTACGTCCTATGTTCGCATTTCCTGGCTGGGTAATCGAGCGAATTGATATTGACTGGAATATCAAACATGCCTTTGTCCATCTCCGTCGGGATGGCCGTATACAACACGTCAGATGTAGTAAATGCGAAACACCTATGGGGCAGATGAAGACAAAAGATCGAAGTGTTCAGGATCTGCCACTGGGGACTCTTCAGGTAAATCTTCTCTTCACTGCATTTCAAGGACGTTGCTCCCATTGCGGTAATATAGAAACAGTCACGCCTCCAGGGCTCGCACCTAAAGCCCAGGCAACAGAGCGACTTAAAAGGCATGTCAGCCATCTATGCCGTTACATGCCATGTGATAAGGTTCCTGAGTTCATTGCTATCTCTGGTGGCACGGCGCGTCGCTGGGATAAAGAGATGCTCATGAAGATGCTGCCTGCACCAAAGCGGGACGGTATCCGTGCCCTGCTTATCGATGAAAAATCCATTGGTAAGGGGCATCATTATTTAACCGTTGCTCTGAATGCCGATACTGGTGAAACGCTGTTTCTTGGAGAAGGCAAACGGAAAGAAGTTCTGGACCAGTTCCTTTCCAGTCTGACGGAAGAGCAAAAAGCAAGCATTGAATGCGTTGGTATTGACCGCGGAGGAAGCTATCAGGCTTCACCTTAA
- a CDS encoding group II intron maturase-specific domain-containing protein — translation MVLDELDKELEYRGHCFARYCDDFVILVKSQRAGDRVMHSITQFIERKLKLKINSRKSKVVKATESEFLSFTFTGKKVRWAQKCLDRFKYRILKLTSRRWGVSMQHRLRKLAQYIRGWMGYFRLSEYHRPIPLLDQWIRRRIRCCFLKQWRKPKTRFKNLVRLGVDKINAAKIAASSKGYYRLSKTYAVQQALNNSYLAKIGLVSLKDLWIRFHHHR, via the coding sequence GTGGTCCTCGACGAACTCGACAAGGAGCTTGAATATCGGGGTCATTGCTTTGCAAGATACTGTGATGATTTTGTGATTCTCGTCAAAAGTCAGCGTGCAGGGGATCGGGTGATGCACAGCATTACCCAATTCATTGAACGCAAATTGAAACTGAAGATTAACTCCCGGAAAAGTAAAGTTGTGAAAGCAACAGAAAGCGAATTCCTGAGTTTCACCTTCACAGGGAAGAAAGTTCGCTGGGCCCAGAAGTGTCTGGACCGATTCAAATACCGGATACTCAAGTTGACCAGTCGTCGCTGGGGTGTCTCAATGCAACATCGGTTACGCAAATTGGCACAATATATCCGGGGTTGGATGGGGTATTTCCGGTTATCGGAATATCACCGACCAATTCCCCTGCTGGATCAATGGATACGTCGGCGAATCCGTTGCTGCTTTCTGAAGCAATGGCGCAAGCCGAAAACCCGTTTTAAGAATCTGGTCAGGTTAGGCGTTGATAAAATTAACGCCGCCAAGATCGCAGCCAGCAGCAAAGGGTATTACCGTCTGAGTAAAACCTATGCGGTACAACAGGCACTGAATAACAGTTACCTCGCGAAAATTGGGCTTGTTTCATTGAAAGACTTATGGATCAGGTTTCACCATCATCGTTGA
- the vapB gene encoding type II toxin-antitoxin system VapB family antitoxin, with the protein MATDMAQGTVFENNRTQAVRLPAETRFPGGVKKVNVRVRGQDRILSPVGKGWDSFFNINPEDGVTDDFMTERASQEQRERESL; encoded by the coding sequence GTGGCGACTGATATGGCTCAAGGTACTGTTTTTGAAAATAATCGGACTCAGGCAGTCCGGTTACCGGCGGAGACCCGTTTTCCCGGTGGTGTTAAAAAGGTCAATGTCAGGGTACGGGGGCAGGACAGGATATTATCTCCGGTGGGTAAGGGCTGGGATTCCTTTTTTAATATCAATCCTGAAGACGGCGTTACCGATGACTTTATGACCGAAAGGGCTTCACAGGAACAGCGGGAGCGGGAGTCACTTTGA
- a CDS encoding DUF6444 domain-containing protein, producing the protein MIPELPATMSAEILLKENAELRMRVACLEERCRELEEKVGKNSQNSSKPPSSDGYQKPCKNSNSPDHSDDLSAIRYRSIG; encoded by the coding sequence ATGATTCCAGAACTACCCGCAACTATGTCGGCTGAGATTCTCTTGAAAGAGAATGCAGAGCTGCGGATGAGAGTTGCCTGTCTGGAAGAGCGATGTCGAGAATTGGAAGAAAAGGTTGGCAAGAACAGTCAAAACAGCAGCAAGCCGCCATCGTCTGATGGTTATCAAAAACCTTGTAAAAACAGTAATTCTCCAGATCATTCTGACGACCTTTCCGCGATAAGGTACCGATCCATCGGATGA
- a CDS encoding transposase: MIIPKPEKIEIEFTDAKLTGMAGALFIARLARRFKLPEQLSTHIQLKKRNRGCDDKDSLLGLIYNFCAGNGHLSDMDILQKDTPTVSLLGLEDVRGSRRMGEYLSRFKADSVKALYGVIRDLCRQVAPDVIEHVVKEKSYLPIFLDGTEIEVDGHLFQEAKVGYSGSRQYWLHSIFIGHLWASARLNPGASDVCYGWQEQLENDVVSLVSDDIPVWARMDNAYYRKQVVEWFEARPWDFSISVTNDNYCRPVLDCIEGLPKSAWTPIRSDNTEEAILSYHQPAGWNRQQTYVVTRRWHDGKQWLAVPRYSVILVSRSDLPLAELVRRHREKQGQENAQKGPLIDLDLHHPPCRSFHANQAFYACGQMAQILLRALQYKALPEKERRHGIRPLIRKVIRSVGRLTYSGKKWTLWFVKTAADLGWLLEISNRLDMKPPPICS, encoded by the coding sequence ATGATAATTCCCAAGCCTGAAAAAATCGAGATCGAATTCACTGACGCTAAACTAACCGGTATGGCTGGGGCTCTTTTTATCGCCCGCCTTGCCCGTCGTTTCAAATTGCCTGAGCAGTTATCAACCCATATCCAGCTCAAAAAACGTAACCGAGGTTGTGATGATAAAGACAGCCTGCTGGGACTGATTTACAACTTCTGTGCGGGTAACGGACACCTTTCTGATATGGATATTCTGCAAAAAGACACGCCAACCGTCAGTCTGCTTGGCCTCGAAGATGTCAGAGGCTCAAGGCGAATGGGAGAGTATCTTTCCCGGTTCAAGGCCGATTCTGTGAAGGCGTTGTACGGCGTTATTCGTGATCTCTGCCGACAGGTAGCCCCCGATGTTATTGAACACGTCGTTAAGGAGAAAAGTTACCTTCCGATCTTTCTTGATGGAACGGAGATTGAGGTGGATGGCCATCTGTTTCAGGAAGCTAAAGTCGGCTACAGCGGCAGTCGGCAGTACTGGCTCCACAGTATTTTTATCGGGCACCTGTGGGCCAGTGCCCGCCTCAACCCAGGGGCTTCTGACGTTTGTTATGGCTGGCAAGAGCAGCTTGAGAATGATGTCGTGTCTTTGGTGAGTGACGACATCCCCGTTTGGGCCAGAATGGACAATGCCTACTACAGAAAACAGGTTGTGGAATGGTTTGAAGCCCGTCCGTGGGACTTCTCTATCAGCGTCACCAATGACAACTACTGCCGTCCAGTACTCGATTGTATTGAGGGTTTACCCAAAAGTGCCTGGACGCCTATCCGTAGTGACAACACAGAAGAGGCGATCCTGTCTTATCACCAGCCTGCCGGGTGGAACCGTCAGCAGACGTATGTCGTGACCCGCCGCTGGCATGACGGAAAACAGTGGCTGGCAGTGCCCCGCTACTCAGTGATACTGGTCAGCCGCTCTGATCTGCCGTTGGCAGAACTGGTGCGTCGCCACCGGGAGAAGCAGGGGCAGGAGAATGCCCAGAAAGGTCCACTGATTGATCTGGATTTGCACCATCCACCCTGTCGCTCATTTCACGCCAATCAGGCTTTTTACGCCTGTGGTCAAATGGCACAGATTTTACTGAGAGCTTTGCAGTACAAGGCTTTGCCAGAGAAAGAGAGAAGACATGGTATTCGCCCGCTGATCAGGAAAGTGATCCGGTCAGTGGGCCGGTTAACCTATAGCGGTAAAAAGTGGACATTGTGGTTCGTCAAAACGGCTGCAGATCTTGGATGGCTGTTGGAGATCAGCAACAGGCTGGACATGAAGCCTCCGCCGATTTGCAGCTGA
- a CDS encoding transposase, with the protein MLWGGLEKDRPLPDSEKRGREAMDTMGILLTFAGVLVHDHWKSYFAYAATHVLCNAHHLRELLGVVDRDSNQLALRLMKLLRLSWHYCKGFKTIGMLQMPSVVCERIEKIYDRLLQRALMKEVVYMEKQREELKRKKVKNTKAYNLFKRLTEFKAETLRFMSDFTIPFDNNGSERDVRMAKLKQKISGCFRSADGGSMFARIRSYLSSARKQGMDIYQSLHRAVRNYCNMPLLSAE; encoded by the coding sequence GTGCTGTGGGGAGGGCTGGAGAAAGACCGGCCCTTACCCGATTCTGAAAAGCGAGGTCGTGAGGCCATGGACACGATGGGCATACTGCTAACATTTGCAGGCGTTCTGGTTCATGATCATTGGAAATCCTATTTTGCATATGCGGCAACTCACGTACTTTGCAATGCCCATCACCTGAGGGAGCTTTTGGGTGTTGTTGATAGGGACAGCAATCAACTGGCGTTGCGATTGATGAAGCTACTGAGGCTTTCCTGGCATTACTGCAAGGGCTTTAAGACCATAGGTATGCTACAGATGCCAAGTGTTGTCTGTGAACGAATCGAGAAGATTTATGACCGGTTGCTTCAGCGGGCTCTAATGAAAGAAGTCGTCTATATGGAGAAGCAACGAGAGGAGCTTAAGCGCAAGAAAGTCAAGAATACTAAAGCTTACAATCTCTTCAAACGACTCACTGAGTTCAAGGCTGAGACACTGCGCTTCATGTCAGATTTTACCATTCCCTTCGATAACAATGGCAGTGAGCGGGATGTTCGAATGGCCAAGTTAAAGCAGAAAATCTCAGGCTGCTTCAGGAGTGCAGACGGTGGTTCTATGTTTGCACGGATTCGCAGCTATTTGTCGTCTGCCAGAAAACAGGGAATGGACATATATCAATCACTTCATAGAGCTGTTCGGAATTACTGTAATATGCCTTTGCTCAGTGCTGAATAG